ACCCGCGGCACGGTGCGCATGATGCGGGTCAGGTCGGATTGGGTGAGGCCGAATTTCTGCCGCCACTTCGGCACGCTCAGGAGCGCCTTCTGGGTGGCGGGGTCCGCGGGCGGCTCGACGCTCTCCAGGATGATGTTGCTGCTGCCCAGCTTGGCGATGGACTGGCTCGCTTTCTGGGACGCGCCTTCGCCCACCGCCAGCATGGCGATGACCGACCCCACCCCGAAAACGATGCCCAGCATCGTCAGGATCGAGCGAACCTTGTGCAGGAAGAGGTTCTTTACCCCGAGGGAGAAGACGCGATGGAAACGGAGGAGCAAAAGTCGTGTGGGGATTGGGCGGGTGACCGGGATTCCTACGGCGGAAGGATGACTGGATCTGTCGTGGTGGGGAAACGGGCGCGGGATTTCACTTCGCGGTGGCCTCCGCCGCTTCCCGCATTTCCGGGGTGACGATCTCCTGCCGGTGGATCTTTCCATCCCGCATGTGGATGATGCGGTCCGCCCGCAGAGCCACGTGCTCGTCGTGGGTGACCATGACGATGGTGCGGCCCTCGTCGTTGAGCTGGTCGATCAAGGCCAGCACATCCTCCTCGGTGGCGGAGTCCAGGTTTCCCGTCGGTTCGTCGGCCAGGATCAGCAGGGGGTCATTGACCAGCGCACGGGCGATGGCCACCCGCTGTTGCTGGCCGCCGGAGAGTTGCTTCGGGCGGTGGTTCAGGCGGCCGTCCAGCCCCACCAGTTTCGCGAGTTCCTTGCAGCGTGCGAGCGCTTCCGGGGTGTCCCGGTTCTGGTAGAACAGAGGCACCTCGATGTTCTCCAGCACCGTCAACTGGGGGATCAGGTTGTAGGACTGGAAGATGAATCCCAGCCGCTGGCCGCGCACGTGGGAGAGCGCGTCGTCATCCAGCAGCGCGACGTCATCCCCGCCGAGGAAATAGGAACCGGCGCTGGGGCGGTCCAGGCAGCCCAGCAGGTTCAGCATGGTGGACTTCCCGGAACCGGAGGAACCCATGATCGCCACATGCTCGCCGGGCATCACATCCAGATCCACTCCGGCGAGGGCATACACATCCGCTTCCTCACCGAGGTGATAGACCTTCTGCAGTCCACGGATGGAAATGACGGGATCCGGCATGGGAAGGAAGGCAATGCCGCGGAAGGAGGATCAGCCGGGTTTCACCGCGTTGCGCGCTTCCGCCAGGGTGTTCTTCTGGACCGGACCAGGAGGGAGATTCTTCGGGTTCTTCGGTGAGACGGGCGCCTCTTCCTCGGGTTTCGCTTCCTCCGCCTTCTTTTCAGGAAGCTCGGTGGTGCGCGGTGGTGCCAGCGACACCAGGTCACCGGACTCAAGTCCCCGGGTGATCTGGACGAAATCGTTGTCGAAGAGGCCGATCTCAACGGGAACCGGATTCAGCTTTCCGTTCTTCTGGAGGAAGCAGATCTGGCGGTCACCCACGCCGACGACGGCTTGCAGCGGAACCTTGATCACATCCTGCAGCTCGGCGATGAGGACGTCCACCCGCGCCGTGATGCCCGGCTTGATGTCGGGAAGCTGGTCTTTCACCAGCACTTCGGCCTTGTAGATGCGGAAGTTCGGGTTCCCGTCGCGGGATGGCTCCGGCATGGAGGCCACGGAGGTGACTTCCCCCAGGAAGCGTTGGTCCGGGAGGGCGTCTAGATTGATGAATGCGCGCATGCCCGGCTTCACCAGGCTCACCTGGTTCTCATAGACATTGATCATCACCTTCATCCGGGAGACATCCGGCAGGGAGATGAGCGGCTGGCGCTCGCGGACGAGGATGCCCTCACCGATGGCCTCGCTGCGGAAATCCTCGCTCTTTTCATAGACCACCAACCCGGACTTCGGAGCGCGGATCATGGTGTATTCCTTGGAGGAGCGGAGTTCCTCCAGCTTCACCTTGCGCAGGTCGAGCGTTTCCTTGGAGGAGGTGAGCTGCAGTTCCGCCTTCTCCACCTGGAGCTGGTTCTGCTTGCGGGTGCGCTCCAGCTTGATGTTCGCGTTCTCCAGCGCCAGATTCAGTTGCTGCATGGCGCGGGGATAGTCGAACTCCAGCAGCAGACGCCGGTCTTCGACCGCGGTGGCCAGCTCGATCTCCCTGCGCTTGGCGGCGAGGGTGTCCGTCACCAGCTCGGTAGGGTTCACATAGCCCTTCGCCTCCAGTTTCTTCGTGCCGGCCAGGCGGTCCTGCGCCCGGCGGAGTTCCTCCGTGGCCAGGGAAATGGTGGTTTCCGCCTTCTTGCTGAGCTGGGGCCAGTCACCATCGACATATTTCGTCTTGTCTTGGGTGGCTAGTTTCACCGCCAGCTCCGCGTCGCGGAGTTTCAGGGTATTGTCGCTTTTCAGGACTTCCACCCGTTCTTCCTGTTCGGAAAAGGCGAAAACCGCCTGTTGGTAGGCGATCTCCGCCAGAGAGAGTTGGTCCTCGATGCCATTGGCATCCAGTTCGATGAGGAGGTCGCCCTTTTTGACGACCGTGCCTTCCTTGATGAGGGAAATGATCTCGGTGCGGCCGGGCACCAGGTTGCGGACGGTCACCCGGTCCACGGCTTCCAGGGCTCCGCCGGTGGGCAGGGAGATGGTGAAGGAACCGCGCTCGGCTTTGTAAAACGAAGCTGCGGCGGCCTCATGTGACTGCTTCCGCGGCACCACCGACCAGATCCCCGTTCCAGCCGCCAGCACTGCGACCGGAATGATGAATTTCGGACGTTTGAGCGTGTGGAGGAGGGTGTTTGGGAATTTCATCAGGAACGGGGTCGCGTTTCCAGAAAGAGTTCCTCGGGCGTGATGAGCCTGTCGGATCCGGCGGTATTTACGGGGACAATTTGCGCCTCCTTACTTTTAATTTGGGGAAATGGAGGATTTTTCACCCAAAATTGCGGCAGGGAAGGATCGAAGATCCCCATATTGTAGAGGAGGTTGAGGCGGGTGAGGTGGTAGTCCACCAAGGCGGAGGTGACGGCGTTCTGGGCGGTGAGCTGGTCGTTCTGGGAGTCCAGCAGGTCCCGGGTGGAGGCCCGGCCGGCGTCCAGAAGCATGTTCGCGCCGTCCACCCGCTGGTTCGCCAGCTTCAGCGCGTTCTGCTGGATGGCGTAGGTCTGGCGGGAAAGATCCAGCCCTCTCAGTCCGCTCCGCAGGTCGCCGTGGATGATGTCGAGCGCCTGCGCGAGCTGGCGGAGCTGCCGCTCGAAGTCGATCTTGGTCCGGCGGAATTCATTCCGCGCGGCGAGGTTGTCGATGGGCAGGTCGATATCCAGGCCGATGCGGCTGTAGTAGGCGTCCGCGTTGAAATTCGAGTAAGTGCGGGAGCCGTTGTTGGTATCGACATCGACCCCGGCGAAGAGATTCACGCCGGGTTTGAACGCGTCCGCAGCCACCGTGACCTTCCGCTTCGCATCCTCGAAGCGGTCGATTTCATTGAAGAGGTCGAGCCGGTGGTTGACCGCGACGTGGAAGGCGGGATCCGATTCGAAGGGGATGAACGGCAGGCCTGCTTCCGCCAGCGACCTGAGCGCGGAGTCATCCAGCAGCAACTCCCCGCCCAGCGGCAGGCCAAGCGTGATCTTGAAGTTATCGACCAGATTCTTGTAGGAATTGATCGCGCTGATGTAGCGGGCGCGGGCGCGGAGTTCGCTCTGCTTTGCCTGGTCGAGCTGGAACCTCGGCAGGCGGTCCTCCGCGAGGGCGCGGGCGCGGTCCGCGAAGATGACCAGATTCTGGTAGCTGGAGTATTCGTTCCTCACCCGGTCCTTTTCCTGGAGGATCCGGAAGTAGGCGCTGGTGATGTCGATCACGTTGCGCTGCTGGAACCGGGAATAGGTGCGCACGGCGTAGGCGACGTTCCGTTCGCGCTGGGTGAGGTTCTCGGTGGCGATGGCGCCGCTGCCCCGCAGCAGCGGCTGCGTCAGCCGGGCGGAGAGGAAGCGGGTGGAGCCGTTGTTCCCGCTTCCGCCGAGGTAGAACTTGAAGACGTCCTGCGCCAGATCGACCGCCAGCGCGCCGCCGGTGATGAAGGCTTGGTCAAAGCCCGCGCGGGTTCCGACGGCGAGATCCCGCGAGGTTTCATCATAGTTGCCGTTCGCGTTCTTCAGGCGGGCGGACTGCAGGCTGGCCCTGCTGCCCAGGGAGGTGATCCTCGGCGTGTAGTCGTGCCGCGCGCGGGTGAGATCGAGCGCAGCCAGATACAGGGTCTCCCGCTGGTTCTGGTATTCCCGGCGGCTGCGGATGGAGAGGTCGATGGCCTCTGTCAGGGTGATCCTCATCGGCTCCCCCTTCTGCCGCTCGCGGACGATGATCTCCGGTTGGATGTAGTCCGGGTTCAACTCCGAGTAGGCGGTGTCGATCACGACCGGCGCGGAGGGGGTATCCAGCACCAGGTTCTGGTTCTGGTCGATGATGCCGCGCACCTCCGCGTCGGCGGACCGGACGTAGTTGTCCGTGGAGCAGGAGGAGAGGATCCAGGCGGGGGCGATGACCGCGGGAAGGAACAACAGGGATTTGCCTGGAAGGTGGAATGGCATGGGAAAAGCGTTCAGTGTAACGTCGCTGCGGGGCCTTCTCTTTCAGCGGAGCAGGCGGATGAAGTCCAGGATGGTCCCGTCCTGGCGGCGCTCCCGGCAGGCGAAAACGTGGCGGATCTTCACACCGGGGCGGAGCGGGACGGCCCGGGCGGAGGGCTTCACCAGCGCCGCCGGGGTGTCCGGAAGCAGCGCGATGCCGGAGCCGGCGGAGACCATCAGCGCCACGGCCTGCGCGCGCGTGGACTCCAGGACGATGCGCGGCCGGAAGCCCGCCGCCGCGCACAGGTCGCGCACCTTGTCCGCGAAGGCGGGGGCGGAGGCACGGGAGATGGCGACGAAAGATTCCTCCGCGAGCGCGGGGAGCGCCACGGTCCTGTTCCCGGCCAGCGGATGGCCGGAGGGTACCAGGCAGACCAGCGGCTCCGACCGCCAGGGGATGAAACGGATCCCCGCGGGCGAGTCGTCCGGCTCGATCCCTACGAAGCCGCCGTCCAGCCGCCCGTCGGCGATGGCATCCAGTTGGTCCTGCGGCGGCAGGTCGTGCAGCGTGATGTGGACCCGCGGATGCTTCGCGCGGAACGAACGGAACACGCCCGCCAGTTCGTCGCTCATCACCGCGCTCACGAATCCCAGCCGGAGCCTGGAGATCTCCCCGGAGGCGCATCTCCGCGCCGCCTCCCCGGCACGCAGCAGCCGGCGGGGGATGTTCCGTGTTTCCTCATAGAAGACGTTCGCCGCTTCCGTGAGGGAGACCCCGCGCGGCTCGCGGATGAAAAGCACGGCGCCGATCTTCTCCTCCAGCGCCTTGACGTGGCGGGAGAGAGGGGGCTGGGCCAGATGGAGCCTGCGGGCCGCCCGCGTGAACGAGCGTTCCTCCGCCACGGCGATGAAGCATTCCAGTTCCCTCAGTGAGTAATCCATACCGATATGGTATGATAACGCGACAAAGGCGGTATTTTTATCATGTTATGGAAAATGGATCATAGACGCATGGCCATCAGCGACACCATCAAACAAGGTGCCATCCGCGCACCGCACCGCAGCCTCCTCCGCGCGACGGGCATGATCCGGTCCGAAGACGACTGGGGGAAGCCCTTCATCGCCATCGCGAACTCGTTCGTCCAGATCATCCCCGGGCATGCCCACCTCGATGTGGTGGGGCGGAAAGTCCGCGAGGCCGTGCGGGAGGCGGGCGGCGTTCCGTTCGAGTTCAACTGCATCGGAGTGGATGACGGCATCGCCATGGGCCATGGCGGCATGCGCTACTCGCTCGCATCGCGTGAGATCATCGCCGACAGCATCGAGATCATGCTCCGCGCCCACTGCTTCGACGGCGTGGTGTGCATCCCGAACTGTGACAAGATCGTGCCCGGCATGATGATGGGGGCGGCGCGTGTGGACATCCCGACCGTCTTCGTTTCCGGCGGTCCCATGAAATCCGGGCGCAACCCCACCACGGGCGAGTCGCTCGACCTTGCCTCCGTGTTCGAGGCGGTGGGCAGCCTATCTTCGGGCAAGATCGACGACCGCCAGTTGGAGGAGATCGAGAAAAACGCCTGCCCCACCTGCGGTTCCTGCTCCGGCATGTTCACAGCGAACTCGATGAACTGCTTGTGCGAGGCACTGGGCCTGGCGCTGCCCGGCAACGGCTCCATCCTCGCCACGGATCCCGCCCGCGATGAACTATTCCGAAAGGCAGGCAGGGCGATCATCCGGCTGGTGCGGGACCAGGTGAAGCCGTCCTCCATCCTCACGCGGGAGGCCTTTGAAAATGCCCTCGCGCTGGACATGGCCATGGGCGGTTCATCGAACACCATCCTCCACACCATCGCCGTGGCGAAGGAGGCCGGGGTGGATCTGACGATGGCGGATTTCAACGCGATCTCCGGACGCGTGCCGCACCTCTGCAAGGTGGCTCCCTCCGGAAAGCACTACATGGAGGACATCGACCGGGCTGGAGGCATTTCCGCGATCCTGAAGACGCTCACCGGCAAGCCGGGAATCCTCCATGAGGACGCCATGACCGTGAGTGGCCTGACGCTGGGGGAACGGATCAGCGTGGCGAAGGTGAAGGACGCGGACGTGATCCGTCCGCTGGACAACGCCTATTCGGAGAAAGGCGGGCTGGCGGTGCTGTTCGGAAATCTGGCGCCGGAAGGCTGCGTGGTGAAGGCGGCGGGCGTGAGTCCGGCCATGCACCACTTCACCGGCACAGCCGTGGTTTTCGAATCCGAGGAGGAAGCCCAGCGCGGAATTTTGTTGGGAAACGTGAAGGCGGGGGATGTGGTGGTCATCCGCTATGAAGGTCCACGTGGAGGACCGGGCATGCGGGAGATGCTGGCCCCCACCGCCGCCATCGCAGGTCGCGGGCTGGGCGACTGCGTGGCGCTCATCACCGATGGCCGCTTTTCCGGGGCCACCCGCGGCGGTGCCATCGGCCACGTGTCCCCGGAGGCTGCGGCCGGCGGACCCATCGCCTTGGTGGAGCAGGGGGACCGGATCGAAATCGATATCCCCGCACGTTCCATCATCCTGCTGGTGGATGACGCCACACTGGAGGAGCGGCGGAAGCGCTGGGGCCCGCCCATCCCGAAAGCCCGCTCCGGCTACCTGGCAAGATACGCCGCTATGGTGGGAAGCGCGAGCACGGGGGCGGTACTGGAAGTGCCGTAGTGGGGTACGTGGCTGGGGCATCCTGCCCCAGGCCGTTGCCGGGGCGTCCCGCCCCGGACATTATCAAGGAATCCGCCTGGCATTTGCCTTGGAAAAACCGGGGCAGGATACCCCGGCAACGGTCTGCGGCGGGACGCCGCAGCCACGGTTCCGGTTACTCCGCCCGCGAAAGCTTCGAGATACCCCGCTTGAGCAACTGGCTGTCCACGGAGGTTGCGATGGCGTCATCCAGATAGACGGTGAAGTCCTCCTCCATGAACTCGATGGAGTGGAGTTCACCGAGCTTCGAGTCAAAGGCCTCGATGAGCGCCTTCATGTTCCGGATCTCCTTGCCGTTCACCTTCTTGACGATGAGGTTGCGCAGGCGCTCGTAGCCGATGGTGGCGGGGGTGGGGATGGAGCCGCTGAGGAAAATCACGCGGTCCGCCTTGTCCTCGAACTTTTCCGGATTTTCGTAGGCGTCCAGCAGGTTGAGCGGGGCGCGGGAGGTCCATTCCTCGCCGAACGCTTCGAGCAGCGGCCGGGAAAGTTCCTGGAACACGAAGCCGCCTTTGACGAGGAAGTTGGGGGCCTTGCCGAACGAGTATCCCGGGATCAGCTTCGATTCCTCTTCCTCGCGCGCGAGGGTGGCCTTGATTTCCACCGGCTCGCCCTTGCGGAGGATGGAAAGGGTCATCGTATCACCGATGGATTTCTCCCCCCGCACGAGGTGTCCCCATGACAGGTTGCCGTAGGTCGAGTGCTCATAGTAGCCGCGGCGGTCGATCTTCTTGCCGTCCACCGCGAGGATCACATCGCCCTTCTGGATGCCCGCGGCTTGGGCCGCACCCTTCTTGCGGACGCTGCTGACGTAGATGCCCCCCTCATTTTCCGGGATCTTCAGCCATGCGCGGAGGGAGGCGTCCTCCGTGCGGGCGATCGAGACGCCGAGGCTGGGGAAGCCCTTGTAGTCACCGGCCTGCGCCTGTTCCAGGAAACGCCCGACGATGTCCGAGGAGGCGACATCGGAGATCTGGTCCTCCGCATCATAGCTGATGAGGATGCCCACCAGCTTCCCGTTCTGGAGGACCGGCAGGGAGTAGCTGCTGGCTGCGCTCTGCATGGATGCCTTCACCATGTAGGTGAGGAACGCCTGGTTCGGCAGGAAGTGGGAGGTGATGTCGATGCTCTGGAGCAGGCCGGCCGTCAGCAGGGGGGAGCCGTTGTCCTCCACCTGGAAGATCTCCAGCGCCTGGCCGATGGTGGGTGGCTCAGCGAGGGCGAGGGCCGTGGTGCCCTCGAAAAGCGCCTTTCCTTCCTCATCGGAAGCGGCGCCCAGCAGGGCGAGGTTCACCTCATAGTCCACGGCGATCACCTTCGCCTGGGCGAAACGCGTGCCGTCGGTGGATTCCAGTTCCAGATAGGTCGCGTCAGCGACCATTTCCGCGGTCGTCAGCACCTGGCCGTCCGCGACGATGGCGGCGAGCGCGCGGCGCTGCGACGGATTGTTTTTCTCCCATGGCTGGCTGGGGTTCCACGACTGCTGCGTGGAGTTCACCCGGACGACGGAGGATTTGAAGTCGACCGGCGCCGGACGCGTATCACCGGCGGAGACGGAGATCTCCGGAGTCGCTTCCTTTTTCTCGATCGCCGCCGGTTGCGGCGGTTTGCACGCGGCCAGAAACACGAACGGGAGCAAAAGATAGAGCGGGCGCATGGGTGGGAAGGGGAGGGTGATCATTGGAGTCCGAGCACGTCCTGCATGTCATACAGACCGGCGGGCTGGCCCTGGAGCCAGATGGCGGCCCTCACCGCTCCGGCGGCGAAGGTCAGGCGGGAGGAGGCCTTGTGGGTGAGTTCCACCCGCTCGCCGTCCGCCGCGAAGAGGACGGTGTGGTCGCCCACGACGTCCCCGCCGCGCAGGGTGTGCATGCCGATCTCGCGCGGTTTGCGCGGGCCGATGTTGCCGAACCTGCCGTGGGCGATGTCGTCGTTGTAGGAGGTTCCCGTTTCCTCGTTGAGGATCTCCAGCAGCCGCCGCGCGGTGCCGGAGGGGGAGTCGATCTTGTGCTTGTGGTGCATCTCGGTCACCTCGATGTCGAAGCGGTCCTGCGTCAGGATCTGCGCGGCCTTCCTGGTGAGCCAGAAGAGGGTGTTCACGCCCACGGAGTAGTTCGGCGCATAGACGATGGGCAGGGTCTTCGCCGCTTCGCGGATGACGTCCCGCTCCTCCTCCGAATGGCCGGTGGTGCCGATGACGAGGCTGGTGCCATGCTTCAATGCCGCGGCGACGACATCCTTGGTGAAAGAGTGGACGGTGAAATCGATCACGCAGTTTGCCCTGGCCATCGCCGCATCCAGGTCCTCGCCCGCATCATGGGTGGCGGTGACGGAGACATCCGTGCGTTGGGAATGGACATCGGCGGCGGCCTGCAGGATCGCCTGGCCCATGCGGCCTGATTTTCCGGTGACGAGAAGGTTGAGCATGCGGGCGGAATAATGAACGCGGGATGCCGGACGTCCAACCGGAACATCGGAATTCTTTCCGGGGGATCGTCAGTCCTCCCAGATCTGGTTCTTGAGCTGGATGTCCATGGCGCGGTCCGCCGCTTCCTTTGACCGGGGGCCTTTCAGTGCGGCGATCTCACGGGCGATGCTCAGGGCGGGGCGGGCTTTTTTCTCGCCGGCACGTTCCAGGATCTCCAGCGCCCGGAAGCCGCTGCTTTCCAGGAAATGCCACTCCGCGGGAGGATTTTCCGCGTTTTTCAGAACGGAGTAGTAGGCGGCGAGGGCCTCGCTTTCCCGCTTCTGGGTGGGATCGTCGGTGCGGGGCAATTGCTCGAGTGTCTTGCCGCGCAGGTATTGGATGCGGTGGACGTCCGCGGGTTTCGTTTCCGGGTGCTTCAGCAGTTCGTCGTAGATCGCAAGGGATTCCGCGAGCACGGCCGGGTTCTTGTTGCCCTGGGCGTAGGCCGCGTCCCCGAAAAGGAACCCGGCGGGCAGGCGCAGGGAATCCTCCGCAGGCAGGGACTGGTACCACTTGCGGAGGAAATCGGTGGCTTCGTCCAGGCGGTTCAGCTCGATCATGAGCTGGGCCTTTTTCATCATGACCAGCGCGTTGAGGGGGCCTTTCACGGCACCCGCCCTGTCGAAGAGGGCGAGGGCTTCCTCGCGGGACTGCGGGGTGCCCACCCGTGCCGCGGAACTGGCGGCCAGGAGCAGGGCGGCCTGGGTGCGGACGGGGTCCGTATCATCCTTCGCCAGTTGTTGCAGGACAAGCTGGGCGTCGTTGTAGCTGCCGGTGTCGTAGAGCGTCCGGCCGAGCGTCAGCGCGGCCTCCGCCGCGGCGGGATGTCCGGGGAATGCGACGATGAATGCCTTTGCTGCCCGGATGGTCTCCGCGGTGTCTCCGGACAGCTCCGTGAGTTTGAGCCGGGCGAGGGAATACCGCTCGGGCGGGATGGAGGCGAGCGCAGCGGGATCCTCCGCGATGGTATCAAGCTGGGCCTTGGCGTAGGTTTCATCCCTCCGGACGGTGAGGGCGGACTCCGCGGCGGCGAGCCTGGCCTCCGCCACCCGGGGATGGTTGGGATGCTTCCGGATGAAGGTTTCGATGGCGGCCTGCGCTTCCTCGGCGGGCTTCACCGCGAGCGCCTGTTCCAGTTCCAGATCCGCCTCCAGGGCGGGGTTCCCGGCGGATGCGGGTGTTCCATCCGGAGCGGTGAAGGCCGTGGTCATGATCCCGGTTTCGCGGAAACGGGCCAGCGTGGCATTGAGCCGGGCTCTGTCCGCGTCCTGTTTTTTCGTCATCTCCGCCGCGGCTTCTTCGAACAAGCGGCCGGCCTCTGTGAAATCCCCCTGTTGATAGGCTTTTTCCGCCTGGATGAAGGCGGCTTCCGCTCCTTCCGGGGTGGTGGGGGTGCTTGCGCGGAGGTAGCCCAGTATGGCGAAGGCACGATCCCCTTTGCCTTCCTCCAGAAGCCATTCCGCCGACCGGAGCCATGCCTTTGCGGCCAGCGGATGGAGCGGATGGTTCAGGCCAATCCAACGCATCAACCGGGCGGCCTGCGCTTTCTGCGCGGGGGCCGGGATGCGGTGCAAGCCTTCCGCCAGGGCGAAAGTCGCCTCGATCCTCAATGGAGCCGCCACCGCCGCCGTGGGCCACACCCCGGAGGATCCCAGCCGGTCCGGGTTGATGAGACCTTCGATGAGGCCGGATTGGGAGGCTGATGACAGGGCGTTGGCGGGGACCGCCCATTCCGCAAGGCGGACCAGCACCGGATGGGTGACGACCGGTTCGGACGGAAGCCACGCGATCAGGCGGGAAAATGCTTCCGACAGCAGGGGGGTGGTGGGGTTCGCCTGGATGAATGCGAGCAGCACGTCCGTGGCATCCGTCTTCTTTTCCTGTGCGGCGAGGGAGTCCGCGTAGCCCAATATCGCGGCATGATGATGGACCAGGCTCTGGCCGGATCGCTGGCTCATCAGCGTGAAGAAACGTTCGGCGGCCTCCGCGGGTTTGTTTTCCGCCAACAGGATGCGGGCCTCCAGATAGCTGGCTTCCTGTGCCTTGTCCGCCGGGATGCCGTCCAGGGGGGGCATGGTCCGCCGGGCTTCCTCCACCCGCTGGAGGTCCAGCAGGATCCCAGTCTGGCGGATCCTCGCCTTGAGCGAAATCGCGGGGTCCGTGCCGGCGGCGAGTCCCCGCAGCCCGGAGAGGGCCTCCTCGGGTTGGTGCAGCGACAGCATCAACGCCGCGCGCGTGAGCGTGGCTTCCACGGCGAAAGGCCGGCCCGGGATGGCGGCTTCGGCGAGTTCATCCGCGGCGTCATTCAGCCGTCCCAATCCGGCGAGGGCGTGACCTTTCCAGAAATGGATGGCGGGATCTCCGGCCAGGAACGATTGGCTGAGAAGATCCAGCGCCTTTCCTGGCTCGCCATTGCGGATCCAGGCCTCCGCCAGACGGAATGCCACGCGGGACTTTGCCTCAGGCTCCAGGGTGGTGGTTGCCAGGAGCCGCTCGAAATGGAGTGCCGCGACATCCCACAGGCCGTCCGCCAGGGCGCTTTCCCCGTGCCGGAACTCATCCCCGTCCTCTCCCGCGGCGCGGGACAGGGGGGAGATCAACAGCAGGAGAAACAGCGGCAGCTTCATGCGGCGTGATCAAAGTAAGGCCTGCCCGTGGTGAACGCCAGCACGGAACGTCCGGGGAAAGTGCCTGGGTCATCTTGGCCCGGACCGTTGCCGGGGCGTCCTGCTCCGGGTCTTCCGGTGGGTGCTGCTCCCACATGGCATTTCCGGAGGGATTCTCCGGAAGCTCCGGAAGGGGGCGTCTCTGGATGGAGAAGGGAGTATCTCACTCTCTTCCGGCCAGCAGTTTTTTCAGCTCCGCGGGTTCGACGCCCAGCGAGATGGAGGCCTGCTTCAGGTCTCCGTTCGCACGCTCGATCGAGCGGCCCGCCAGTTCCCGTGAGATCCACTCAATGACATTCCCGCCTCCGGGAGCGGTGTTGATCAGTTGGTCCAGCGTCTCCCCCAGCTTGGCGATGGACCGTCCGGGAGAGGACGCCAGCGGGATGTCCGCCGGCAGGAGGACGTTCGATGAGGCCAGGGCGCAGGCGCGGGCCATCGTGTTCTCCAGTTCCCGGACATTCCCCGGCCAGAGATGGGTCTGGAGGGTGGCGACCGCCTCGGGGGAAATCCGGATGCGGGCCATGCCGTTCTTCCTGGTGATCCGCTGGAGGAAAAACTCCGCCAGCAGGGGGATGTCCTCGGGCCGTTCACGCAGCGGCGGGATCCGCAGTTCGACGACGTTCAGCCGGTAATAGAGATCCTCGCGGAATCTCCCGGCCGCCACTTCCGCTGCCAGGTTCTTGTGCGTCGCCGCCACGATCCTCACATCCGTGGTGATCGTTTCATTCGCGCCCACCCGCGAAAACGAGCCGTCCTGGAGCACCCGCAGCAGCTTCACCTGGATGGAAAGCGGCATGTCGCCGATCTCATCCAGAAAGAGCGTGCCACCGTCCGCCTGCTCGAAACGGCCCGCACGGCGGGCGATGGCTCCCGTGAAGGAACCCTTCTCGTGGCCGAACAACTCGCTCTCCAGAAGGTTTTCAGGGATCGCGCCGCAGTTGATGGTGATCATCTCTTTCTGGCGGCGCGGGCTGTATTCATGCACGGACTTTGCGACCAGTTCCTTGCCGGTGCCGCTTTCTCCGGCGATGAGGACCGGCGCGTCCGAGCGCGCCACGCGGCCCACCAGTTTGAAAACATCCTGCAGGGCGCGTGAAACCCCGAT
The sequence above is drawn from the Akkermansiaceae bacterium genome and encodes:
- a CDS encoding PDZ domain-containing protein — translated: MRPLYLLLPFVFLAACKPPQPAAIEKKEATPEISVSAGDTRPAPVDFKSSVVRVNSTQQSWNPSQPWEKNNPSQRRALAAIVADGQVLTTAEMVADATYLELESTDGTRFAQAKVIAVDYEVNLALLGAASDEEGKALFEGTTALALAEPPTIGQALEIFQVEDNGSPLLTAGLLQSIDITSHFLPNQAFLTYMVKASMQSAASSYSLPVLQNGKLVGILISYDAEDQISDVASSDIVGRFLEQAQAGDYKGFPSLGVSIARTEDASLRAWLKIPENEGGIYVSSVRKKGAAQAAGIQKGDVILAVDGKKIDRRGYYEHSTYGNLSWGHLVRGEKSIGDTMTLSILRKGEPVEIKATLAREEEESKLIPGYSFGKAPNFLVKGGFVFQELSRPLLEAFGEEWTSRAPLNLLDAYENPEKFEDKADRVIFLSGSIPTPATIGYERLRNLIVKKVNGKEIRNMKALIEAFDSKLGELHSIEFMEEDFTVYLDDAIATSVDSQLLKRGISKLSRAE
- the dapB gene encoding 4-hydroxy-tetrahydrodipicolinate reductase, encoding MLNLLVTGKSGRMGQAILQAAADVHSQRTDVSVTATHDAGEDLDAAMARANCVIDFTVHSFTKDVVAAALKHGTSLVIGTTGHSEEERDVIREAAKTLPIVYAPNYSVGVNTLFWLTRKAAQILTQDRFDIEVTEMHHKHKIDSPSGTARRLLEILNEETGTSYNDDIAHGRFGNIGPRKPREIGMHTLRGGDVVGDHTVLFAADGERVELTHKASSRLTFAAGAVRAAIWLQGQPAGLYDMQDVLGLQ
- a CDS encoding tetratricopeptide repeat protein, giving the protein MKLPLFLLLLISPLSRAAGEDGDEFRHGESALADGLWDVAALHFERLLATTTLEPEAKSRVAFRLAEAWIRNGEPGKALDLLSQSFLAGDPAIHFWKGHALAGLGRLNDAADELAEAAIPGRPFAVEATLTRAALMLSLHQPEEALSGLRGLAAGTDPAISLKARIRQTGILLDLQRVEEARRTMPPLDGIPADKAQEASYLEARILLAENKPAEAAERFFTLMSQRSGQSLVHHHAAILGYADSLAAQEKKTDATDVLLAFIQANPTTPLLSEAFSRLIAWLPSEPVVTHPVLVRLAEWAVPANALSSASQSGLIEGLINPDRLGSSGVWPTAAVAAPLRIEATFALAEGLHRIPAPAQKAQAARLMRWIGLNHPLHPLAAKAWLRSAEWLLEEGKGDRAFAILGYLRASTPTTPEGAEAAFIQAEKAYQQGDFTEAGRLFEEAAAEMTKKQDADRARLNATLARFRETGIMTTAFTAPDGTPASAGNPALEADLELEQALAVKPAEEAQAAIETFIRKHPNHPRVAEARLAAAESALTVRRDETYAKAQLDTIAEDPAALASIPPERYSLARLKLTELSGDTAETIRAAKAFIVAFPGHPAAAEAALTLGRTLYDTGSYNDAQLVLQQLAKDDTDPVRTQAALLLAASSAARVGTPQSREEALALFDRAGAVKGPLNALVMMKKAQLMIELNRLDEATDFLRKWYQSLPAEDSLRLPAGFLFGDAAYAQGNKNPAVLAESLAIYDELLKHPETKPADVHRIQYLRGKTLEQLPRTDDPTQKRESEALAAYYSVLKNAENPPAEWHFLESSGFRALEILERAGEKKARPALSIAREIAALKGPRSKEAADRAMDIQLKNQIWED
- a CDS encoding sigma-54-dependent Fis family transcriptional regulator, which translates into the protein MPEGPTEETLLLVDPDHDFLDWATKHLTAQNLRILRCDNAANALKVVEKTEVSVVVAALSLQPFDGLDLLGRIIQHSPQTLVILTAGFPTTSQIIEATQHGAHDVLRKESLPFELRQVVESALQIHEDRRSVTPHETESPTVDGRVKIIGVSRALQDVFKLVGRVARSDAPVLIAGESGTGKELVAKSVHEYSPRRQKEMITINCGAIPENLLESELFGHEKGSFTGAIARRAGRFEQADGGTLFLDEIGDMPLSIQVKLLRVLQDGSFSRVGANETITTDVRIVAATHKNLAAEVAAGRFREDLYYRLNVVELRIPPLRERPEDIPLLAEFFLQRITRKNGMARIRISPEAVATLQTHLWPGNVRELENTMARACALASSNVLLPADIPLASSPGRSIAKLGETLDQLINTAPGGGNVIEWISRELAGRSIERANGDLKQASISLGVEPAELKKLLAGRE